One Anopheles marshallii chromosome 3, idAnoMarsDA_429_01, whole genome shotgun sequence genomic region harbors:
- the LOC128712837 gene encoding phospholipase B1, membrane-associated-like, giving the protein MDVLPLSLSLLLLLNTNDATIAQEEVSFLDDPPFITLYRKIHNFLFDNVGPNSDRLNQARSQGKVQSPVPSEQAFPCPTEGMRSSKVPISVHELRPGDIDVIAALGDSLTAGTGVLATGILELVIENRGLSWCIGGQGTWRQYLTLPNILKVFNPNLNGYVVGDSLSIDRESRFDVAEIGGMSQDLPHQARNLIKRMQSDRTVDIQNHWKLITILIGHNDFCSCICYLPKPEKALYQHEQNLLETLRLLRKYLPRTMVNIVATINVSILRTFIPKPASCVTTHSFECSCVFGARFESFQPRLERIMKQWNRVQQTVAERDEFSSDSDFVVNYQPFPEHLTLPTLQNGDTDAGIASVDCFHFSQRGHAIAANSYWNNLIDLVGNKSELVHREFERFNCPMKGRPFLATSKNSLGRF; this is encoded by the exons ATGGATGTTCTACCATTGTCCCTGTCGCTACTGCTATTATTGAACACCAATGACGCTACGATCGCTCAGGAGGAAGTGTCCTTTCTCGATGATCCTCCATTTATAACGCTCTATCGGAAGATACACAACTTTCTGTTTGACAATGTCGGTCCAAATTCGGACCGATTAAATCAAGCTCGCTCGCAAGGG AAAGTACAATCTCCCGTACCATCTGAGCAAGCTTTTCCCTGTCCTACGGAAGGCATGCGTAGCTCCAAAGTTCCTATCTCGGTTCACGAGCTACGTCCTGGAGACATCGACGTCATAGCGGCTCTCGGTGATTCGCTAACCGCCGGCACCGGAGTGCTGGCAACCGGAATTCTCGAACTGGTCATCGAGAATCGAGGCCTGTCGTGGTGCATCGGAGGACAGGGTACTTGGCGTCAATATCTAACCCTACCGAACATACTAAAGGTGTTCAATCCGAACCTGAATGGTTATGTCGTTGGCGACAGTCTATCCATCGACAGGGAGTCAAG ATTTGATGTGGCCGAAATAGGCGGCATGAGTCAGGATCTGCCGCACCAAGCGAGAAATCTCATCAAACGTATGCAGTCGGATCGAACGGTCGATATCCAAAATCATTGGAAGCTGATAACTATTCTCATCGGACATAATGATTTCTGTAGCTGCATCTGCTACCTGCCCAAGCCCGAGAAAGCACTCTACCAACATGAGCAAAATTTGCTGGAAACCTTGAGACTACTTCGCAAGTATCTGCCTAGAACTATGGTTAATATTGTGGCAACAATCA ATGTTAGCATCTTGAGAACGTTCATCCCGAAGCCAGCGTCGTGCGTTACCACCCATTCGTTCgagtgttcctgtgtgtttgGAGCACGGTTTGAGTCCTTCCAACCGCGGCTGGAGCGTATCATGAAGCAGTGGAACCGAGTACAGCAGACCGTCGCCGAGCGGGACGAGTTCTCCAGTGACTCCGATTTCGTCGTTAACTATCAACCATTTCCGGAGCATCTGACGCTGCCTACGCTCCAGAACGGTGACACCGATGCAGGCATCGCCTCGGtcgattgtttccatttcagccAACGGGGACACGCGATCGCGGCGAACAGCTACTGGAACAATCTGATCGATCTCGTGGGCAATAAGTCGGAGCTGGTGCACAGGGAGTTTGAACGTTTCAACTGTCCGATGAAGGGAAGACCGTTTCTTGCGACGAGTAAGAACAGTTTAGGACGGTTCTGA
- the LOC128712838 gene encoding phospholipase B1, membrane-associated-like — translation MDVLPLSLSLLLLLNTNDATIAQEEVSFLDDPPFLTLYRKIHNFLFDNVGPSSDRLNQARSQGKVQSPVPSEQAFPCPTEGMRSSKVPISVHELRPGDIDVIAALGDSLTAGTGVLATGILELVIENRGLSWCIGGQGTWRQYLTLPNILKVFNPNLNGYVVGDSLSIDRESRFDVAEIGGMSQDLPHQARNLIKRMQSDRTVDIQNHWKLITILIGHNDFCSRICYLPKPEKALYQHEQNLLETLRLLRKYLPRTMVNIVATINVSILRTFIPKPASCVTTHSFECSCVFGARFESFQPRLARIMKQWNRVQQTVAERDEFSSDSDFVVNYQPFPEHLTLPTLQNGDTDAGIASVDCFHFSQRGHAIAANSYWNNLIDLVGNKSELVHREFERFNCPMKGRPFLATSKNSLGRF, via the exons ATGGATGTTCTACCATTGTCCCTGTCGCTACTGCTATTATTGAACACCAATGACGCTACGATCGCTCAGGAGGAAGTGTCCTTTCTCGATGATCCTCCATTTCTAACGCTTTATCGCAAGATACACAACTTTCTGTTTGACAATGTCGGTCCAAGTTCGGACCGATTAAATCAGGCTCGCTCGCAAGGG AAAGTACAATCTCCCGTACCATCTGAGCAAGCCTTTCCCTGTCCTACGGAAGGCATGCGGAGCTCCAAAGTTCCTATCTCGGTTCACGAGCTACGTCCTGGAGACATCGACGTCATAGCGGCTCTCGGTGATTCGCTAACCGCCGGCACGGGAGTGCTAGCAACCGGAATTCTTGAGCTGGTCATCGAGAATCGGGGCCTGTCGTGGTGCATCGGAGGACAGGGTACCTGGCGTCAATATCTAACTCTACCGAACATACTGAAGGTGTTCAATCCGAACCTGAATGGTTATGTCGTTGGCGACAGTCTATCCATCGACAGGGAGTCAAG ATTTGATGTGGCCGAAATAGGCGGCATGAGTCAGGATCTGCCGCACCAAGCGAGAAATCTCATCAAACGCATGCAGTCGGATCGAACGGTCGATATCCAAAATCATTGGAAGCTGATAACTATTCTCATCGGACATAATGATTTCTGTAGCCGCATCTGCTACCTGCCCAAGCCCGAGAAAGCACTCTACCAACATGAGCAAAATTTGCTGGAAACCTTGAGACTACTTCGCAAGTATCTGCCTAGAACTATGGTTAATATTGTGGCAACAATCA ATGTTAGCATCTTGAGAACGTTCATCCCGAAGCCAGCGTCGTGCGTTACCACCCATTCGTTCgagtgttcctgtgtgtttgGAGCACGGTTTGAGTCCTTCCAACCGCGGCTGGCGCGTATCATGAAGCAGTGGAACCGAGTACAGCAGACCGTCGCCGAGCGGGACGAGTTCTCCAGTGACTCCGATTTCGTCGTTAACTATCAACCATTTCCGGAGCATCTGACGCTGCCTACGCTCCAGAATGGTGACACCGATGCAGGCATCGCCTCGGtcgattgtttccatttcagccAACGGGGACACGCGATCGCGGCGAACAGCTACTGGAACAATCTGATCGATCTCGTGGGCAATAAGTCGGAGCTGGTGCACAGGGAGTTTGAACGTTTCAACTGTCCGATGAAGGGAAGACCGTTTCTTGCGACGAGTAAGAACAGTTTAGGACGGTTCTGA